A window from Mustela erminea isolate mMusErm1 chromosome 17, mMusErm1.Pri, whole genome shotgun sequence encodes these proteins:
- the LOC116576694 gene encoding spidroin-2-like, which yields MCKHRRPVQTGVSRRAVRPVSEGGHRGPRGRPPGPASPGIRPGASEGWTCGGGRRAARGPGWGAGAGRLGRGPRAPGVRRAPRDAGAAPRSAAEEGLRATASAEGAARGRLRAPPRPRTPPPPAPPAAAAPFFSAPGGAESAARGPSVRPSVLAVSCPAALQRSPEAGASERPRGPAAAAAAAAAAARPNPQGEASACGPSRARERPRVRP from the exons ATGTGCAAACACCGTCGTCCGGTGCAGACCGGTGTGAGCCGCCGCGCAGTGCGACCGGTTTCCGAGGGAGGACACCGGGGGCCCCGCGGGAGGCCTCCTGGCCCCGCCAGCCCCGGGATCCGCCCTGG ggccTCCGAGGGCTGGACCTGCGGCGGAGGGAGACGGGCGGCGCgcggcccggggtggggggccggggcggggcggctgGGCCGCGGGCCGCGGGCCCCGGGCGTCCGGAGGGCGCCGCGCGACGCAGGTGCGGCGCCCCGCTCCGCCGCAGAGGAGGGCCTGCGTGCCACGGCGAGCGCGGAGGGGGCTGCGCGGGGCCGCCTGCGCGCGCCGCCGCGCCCCCgcaccccgcccccgccggccccTCCCGCCGCCGCGGCTCCTTT CTTCTCGGCTCCCGGCGGCGCGGAGAGCGCGGCGCGcggtccgtccgtccgtccgtccgtcctcGCCGTCTCCTGCCCGGCCGCTCTGCAGAGGTCCCCGGAGGCGGGGGCGAGCGAGCGCCCCAGGGGCcccgcagccgcagccgcagccgcagccgcagccgcgCGCCCGAACCCGCAGGGCGAGGCGAGCGCGTGCGGACCGAGCAGAGCCCGCGAGCGGCCGCGCGTCCGCCCTTAG